The following proteins are co-located in the Rippkaea orientalis PCC 8801 genome:
- a CDS encoding dienelactone hydrolase family protein — protein MAVSSLKTQTVQVQNGDLAIDAYLAMPTEAGIFPGIVVIQEIFGVNEHIREVTERIAKQGYVAIAPAIYQRLAPGFESGYTPEDIKIGRIYKNKTKAEELLRDIQATIDYLYTLPNVKKDGVGSIGFCFGGHVTYLTATLTDIKATASFYGAGITHWTPGEGEPTITRTPDIKGTIYTFFGQEDASIPPEQVNEIEAALTNYNISHRVFRYEGADHGFFCDRRSSYHPEAAQDAWNHLLDLFSNTLR, from the coding sequence ATGGCGGTATCGTCTCTAAAAACCCAAACCGTTCAAGTACAAAATGGAGACTTAGCCATTGATGCCTATTTAGCCATGCCAACGGAAGCTGGTATTTTTCCAGGGATAGTGGTAATTCAAGAGATTTTCGGTGTTAATGAGCATATTCGAGAGGTTACAGAACGAATCGCTAAGCAAGGCTATGTGGCGATCGCCCCCGCAATCTATCAACGGTTAGCCCCAGGGTTTGAAAGCGGTTACACACCAGAAGATATTAAAATTGGTCGAATTTACAAAAATAAAACCAAGGCTGAGGAATTACTCAGGGATATTCAAGCAACCATTGATTATCTCTACACCTTACCCAATGTCAAAAAAGACGGTGTGGGGTCAATTGGCTTTTGTTTTGGAGGTCACGTTACCTATTTAACCGCTACCCTCACGGATATCAAAGCAACTGCCTCGTTCTATGGCGCAGGGATTACCCATTGGACTCCAGGGGAAGGAGAACCGACGATTACTCGAACTCCAGACATTAAAGGAACGATTTATACCTTTTTTGGACAAGAAGATGCCAGTATTCCCCCCGAACAAGTCAACGAAATTGAAGCCGCCTTAACAAACTATAATATTTCTCACCGGGTCTTTCGCTATGAAGGCGCAGATCACGGCTTTTTCTGCGATCGCCGTAGCAGTTATCATCCAGAAGCTGCCCAAGATGCTTGGAATCATCTGCTAGATTTGTTCAGCAACACCTTAAGATAG
- the petG gene encoding cytochrome b6-f complex subunit V: MIEPLLLGIVLGLIPITLAGLFVAAYLQYKRGNQLNID, translated from the coding sequence GTGATTGAACCGTTATTATTAGGCATTGTTTTAGGATTGATCCCCATCACCTTAGCGGGTTTATTTGTCGCTGCTTACTTACAATACAAGCGTGGAAATCAACTCAACATCGACTGA
- a CDS encoding superoxide dismutase has translation MGYALPELPFGYTALEPHISKSTLEFHHDKHHAAYVNNYNNAVAGSELDAKPIEEVIKAIAGDSSKAGLFNNAAQAWNHSFYWNCIKPNGGGAPTGALADKINQDFGSFEEFVTAFKAAGATQFGSGWAWLVLDNGTLKVTKTSNAENPMTAGQTPLLTMDVWEHAYYLDYQNKRPAYIDTFVEKLINWDFVAENFAKAA, from the coding sequence ATGGGATACGCACTTCCTGAATTACCTTTCGGTTATACCGCATTAGAACCCCATATTTCTAAGAGTACCTTAGAATTTCACCACGACAAGCACCACGCAGCTTATGTCAACAACTACAATAACGCTGTTGCAGGAAGCGAACTCGACGCTAAACCCATTGAAGAAGTGATTAAAGCCATTGCGGGAGATTCCTCTAAAGCAGGACTCTTTAACAATGCAGCCCAAGCGTGGAACCACTCTTTTTATTGGAATTGTATCAAACCTAACGGCGGAGGCGCACCCACAGGGGCGTTAGCGGATAAAATCAATCAAGATTTCGGTAGTTTTGAGGAATTTGTCACAGCCTTTAAAGCCGCCGGGGCGACTCAATTTGGTAGCGGTTGGGCTTGGTTAGTGTTAGATAATGGAACCCTAAAAGTCACCAAAACTTCTAACGCAGAAAATCCCATGACGGCGGGACAAACTCCCTTATTAACGATGGATGTTTGGGAACACGCCTATTATCTGGACTATCAAAATAAGCGTCCCGCTTACATCGATACGTTTGTTGAAAAATTAATCAACTGGGATTTTGTCGCTGAAAATTTCGCTAAAGCTGCTTAA
- a CDS encoding phytoene desaturase family protein, with amino-acid sequence METFDYIILGAGLGGLSTAACLTKQGKRVLVLEQHYLPGGCCHTFNYGDYSFCADVHYISKCGLGETIRIFLDYINRAVAFNSLDPDCIDRIITPEVEFAIPLGWENLRQRLLSTFPEESTAINDYCDEIQRLHQEIRKFSRDIRWFAQKWSDWWKLPKYWHLFSRRNWTLQDLYDRVGLSPKLQAILAGQSGDYALPPNQIALITHTSLVWDYSQGAYYPKHHFKDFVDTIADAITAKGGVILYSTPVEYIEVKNKKVQSITAAGKTYQATLDYISDLDPKLTIQLMQEGAKSLSQSEYDRLTNYEYSASAFNVYLGLAESFDPKQYNLGNWNIWYYPNGDLNQAYHEQFNGHLDHPWIFLSCPTLKSTEPGMAPEGKHILEIATVCPYEPFKLLNENDQTAYKAKKREVYQQIMTSVRDIIPDIDHHIRMKIYGTPTTSEYYLGQPQGNIYGAKLIPNQIGLNRLGYRTELGNLFLVGASAGYPSVPGVIRNGLDVVELLTGQSIRVNS; translated from the coding sequence ATGGAAACGTTTGATTATATTATTTTAGGAGCAGGATTAGGAGGACTTTCGACAGCAGCCTGTTTAACGAAACAAGGCAAACGAGTCCTCGTGTTAGAACAGCATTATTTACCAGGAGGATGCTGTCATACTTTCAATTACGGAGATTATAGTTTCTGCGCCGATGTCCACTATATCTCCAAATGTGGACTAGGGGAAACTATTCGTATATTTCTCGACTATATTAACCGAGCAGTGGCTTTCAATTCCCTTGATCCTGATTGTATTGATCGAATTATTACCCCAGAGGTTGAGTTTGCAATTCCTTTGGGGTGGGAGAATCTCCGTCAGCGACTCTTATCTACTTTTCCTGAAGAAAGCACGGCTATTAACGATTATTGTGATGAAATTCAACGTCTTCATCAGGAAATTCGTAAATTTTCCAGGGATATTCGTTGGTTTGCTCAAAAGTGGTCAGATTGGTGGAAGTTGCCCAAATATTGGCATCTATTTTCCCGACGCAATTGGACGTTACAAGATCTCTACGATCGTGTCGGACTTTCGCCAAAACTGCAAGCTATATTAGCGGGACAAAGTGGTGATTATGCGTTACCTCCCAATCAAATTGCGTTAATTACTCATACCTCTTTGGTGTGGGACTATTCCCAAGGAGCTTACTATCCTAAGCATCATTTTAAGGATTTTGTTGATACGATCGCAGATGCCATTACCGCAAAAGGAGGGGTTATTTTATATTCAACCCCAGTAGAGTATATTGAGGTCAAAAACAAGAAAGTACAAAGTATAACAGCCGCAGGAAAAACCTATCAAGCGACTCTAGATTATATCAGTGATCTTGACCCAAAATTAACAATACAGTTAATGCAAGAGGGGGCTAAAAGTTTGAGTCAATCTGAGTATGACCGTTTAACGAATTATGAGTATTCAGCGAGTGCTTTTAATGTTTATTTAGGACTAGCAGAAAGTTTTGATCCTAAACAGTATAATCTGGGTAATTGGAATATTTGGTATTATCCTAATGGGGATCTTAATCAAGCTTATCACGAACAATTCAACGGTCATTTAGATCATCCTTGGATTTTTCTATCTTGTCCTACCCTAAAATCAACGGAACCGGGAATGGCACCAGAAGGTAAACATATTTTAGAGATTGCAACTGTTTGTCCTTATGAACCGTTTAAGTTACTTAATGAAAACGATCAGACTGCTTATAAAGCGAAAAAACGAGAGGTTTATCAACAAATTATGACCAGTGTGCGAGATATTATTCCTGACATCGATCACCATATTCGGATGAAGATTTATGGCACTCCTACCACCAGTGAATATTATCTAGGACAACCTCAAGGTAATATTTATGGAGCTAAATTAATTCCTAACCAAATTGGATTAAATCGTTTAGGCTATCGCACAGAATTAGGGAACCTATTTTTAGTGGGTGCGAGTGCGGGTTATCCTAGTGTACCAGGGGTCATTCGTAATGGTTTAGATGTTGTAGAATTGCTCACAGGTCAATCAATTCGAGTGAATAGTTAA
- the hypA gene encoding hydrogenase maturation nickel metallochaperone HypA — protein MHELGITQNIIAIVAEQAKGIPVKRVTLEIGQLSAIMADSIRFCFDICCQGTVLEGATLEIIEILGRGKCRDCGQEIALFQPFGTCDRCGSIQLEIIQGQELKIKEMEIEEICV, from the coding sequence ATGCACGAACTGGGAATCACGCAAAATATTATCGCAATTGTTGCTGAACAGGCTAAAGGGATACCTGTTAAGCGTGTAACTCTAGAAATTGGTCAACTATCTGCGATTATGGCGGATTCCATTCGCTTTTGTTTTGATATTTGTTGTCAAGGGACGGTATTAGAAGGAGCAACCCTAGAAATTATTGAGATTTTAGGGAGAGGAAAATGCCGAGACTGTGGTCAAGAAATTGCTCTTTTTCAACCCTTTGGAACCTGCGATCGCTGTGGCAGTATTCAATTAGAAATTATTCAAGGACAAGAGTTAAAAATCAAGGAAATGGAGATCGAAGAAATATGTGTGTAA
- the hypB gene encoding hydrogenase nickel incorporation protein HypB encodes MCVTCGCSDDSQATLINVETGVKTEMNHHHHSHTLPDGTVITHSHDHQEHHTHFPTDTATIHAKIHSNTISLEQSILRKNDLIAAQNRGWFKGRNILALNLVSSPGSGKTTLLTRTITDLKDRLNINVIEGDQETANDAQKIRETGCQVIQINTGTGCHLEADMVEKGYSQLNPPPHSILMIENVGNLVCPALFDLGEYAKVAILSVTEGEDKPIKYPHMFRESQVMILTKIDLLPYLQFDINRCLDYAKKVNPNIVIFQVSSTTGEGLTSWYDWLETTLSKIS; translated from the coding sequence ATGTGTGTAACTTGCGGTTGTTCTGATGATAGTCAAGCCACTTTAATAAATGTTGAAACAGGGGTTAAAACAGAGATGAATCATCATCACCATAGCCATACTTTGCCTGATGGGACGGTCATTACCCATTCCCATGATCACCAAGAACATCATACCCATTTCCCCACAGATACCGCCACAATTCATGCTAAAATTCATAGCAATACCATTAGTTTAGAACAAAGTATCCTCAGAAAAAATGACTTAATTGCTGCCCAAAATCGAGGCTGGTTTAAAGGAAGAAATATCCTAGCATTAAACCTGGTTAGTTCCCCCGGTTCAGGGAAAACGACCTTATTAACCCGAACTATTACTGATTTAAAAGATCGCCTTAATATTAATGTCATTGAAGGGGATCAAGAAACGGCGAATGATGCCCAAAAAATCCGAGAAACTGGCTGTCAAGTCATTCAAATTAATACAGGGACAGGCTGTCACTTAGAAGCGGATATGGTAGAAAAAGGGTACAGTCAATTAAATCCCCCTCCTCACTCTATTTTAATGATAGAAAATGTAGGAAATTTAGTCTGTCCGGCTTTATTTGATTTAGGAGAATATGCCAAAGTTGCCATTCTTTCGGTAACAGAAGGAGAAGATAAACCGATTAAATATCCCCACATGTTTCGGGAAAGTCAGGTCATGATTTTAACGAAAATTGACCTACTGCCTTACCTACAATTTGATATTAATCGCTGTTTAGACTATGCCAAAAAAGTCAACCCAAATATCGTTATTTTTCAGGTATCTTCGACCACAGGAGAAGGGTTAACGTCCTGGTATGATTGGTTAGAAACCACCTTATCAAAGATTTCGTAA
- a CDS encoding GGDEF domain-containing response regulator, with product MPVNILIVEDESIVAQDLQMTLEELGYEVCAIADSGELAIEKATTFKPDLILMDIRLIGEMDGIEAAGIIVKNWNIPIVYLTAHGDEETVARAKLTNPYGYLIKPFVEQDLRITLEIALYKHQIQQTLIEYKQWLFTILQSVGDGVLTTDIHGQITYLNPMAEHLTGWSLAEARGKPVTEVFKLIDEVTRQPIESPITKALEIRQIKNLPDNTVLITKDQQEIPIGDSIALIYEDKDIISLKKQKSQCMGVVVIFRDITEQKLMNQKLHRQAFYDPLTNLPNRRWFYERLIDAIERVKRNPTYLFAVLFLDLDRFKVINDSLGHPIGDRLLTSVASRLRNVLRSIDTISRFGGDEFAILLENIHSSEEAIQIAQRIHKILQVPFLIDGKEVLTNTSIGIVLSSTDYSLPDDLIRDADIAMYRAKAKGKGCYEIFDKVVSNQSYQDVNPSPVVEDT from the coding sequence ATGCCAGTTAATATCTTAATAGTTGAAGATGAAAGTATTGTAGCCCAAGATCTTCAGATGACCTTAGAAGAGTTGGGATATGAAGTCTGTGCGATCGCAGATTCAGGAGAATTAGCCATTGAAAAAGCTACCACCTTTAAACCGGATTTAATTCTCATGGATATCCGCTTAATTGGTGAAATGGATGGTATTGAAGCAGCCGGAATCATTGTTAAAAATTGGAATATTCCGATTGTTTATTTAACAGCCCATGGAGATGAAGAAACCGTAGCAAGGGCAAAATTAACCAATCCCTATGGCTATTTAATTAAACCTTTTGTTGAACAAGATTTGCGTATTACCCTAGAAATTGCCCTGTATAAACATCAAATTCAACAAACACTGATTGAATACAAACAATGGTTATTTACAATTTTACAAAGTGTCGGAGATGGAGTACTAACCACAGATATTCATGGTCAAATAACCTATCTTAATCCCATGGCAGAACACTTAACGGGATGGTCTTTAGCAGAAGCCAGGGGAAAACCCGTCACGGAAGTCTTTAAACTGATTGATGAAGTGACTCGTCAACCGATTGAATCTCCTATTACAAAAGCCCTAGAAATCCGTCAAATCAAAAACTTACCAGACAATACAGTCTTAATCACAAAAGATCAACAAGAAATTCCTATCGGCGATAGTATTGCCTTAATTTATGAAGATAAGGACATAATTTCTCTGAAGAAGCAAAAATCTCAATGTATGGGAGTCGTTGTTATCTTTCGGGACATCACGGAACAGAAGTTAATGAATCAAAAACTTCATCGACAGGCGTTTTATGATCCCCTAACTAATTTGCCTAACCGTCGCTGGTTTTATGAACGCTTAATTGATGCTATTGAACGAGTTAAACGCAATCCAACTTATTTATTTGCTGTATTATTTTTAGACTTGGATCGCTTTAAAGTTATTAATGATAGTTTAGGCCATCCTATAGGTGATCGCCTGTTAACTTCTGTTGCCAGTCGTTTAAGGAATGTTTTACGTTCTATTGATACGATTTCTCGTTTTGGAGGCGATGAATTTGCTATTCTTCTTGAAAATATTCATTCCTCTGAAGAAGCGATTCAAATTGCCCAACGAATTCATAAAATCCTACAAGTTCCTTTTTTAATTGATGGGAAAGAAGTCTTGACTAATACCAGTATTGGCATTGTCTTAAGTTCTACTGACTATTCATTGCCTGATGATTTGATTCGAGATGCAGACATTGCTATGTATCGCGCCAAAGCAAAAGGAAAAGGCTGTTACGAAATCTTTGATAAGGTGGTTTCTAACCAATCATACCAGGACGTTAACCCTTCTCCTGTGGTCGAAGATACCTGA